One window of Curtobacterium sp. 458 genomic DNA carries:
- a CDS encoding MarR family transcriptional regulator has protein sequence MSQDSPGIDLETSLGYLLKEASSALRTAMEDVLRPLGMNVTHYSCLELLAQRPGMSNSDLARGAFVTRQTMNVLLQALERDGAVARTPDAAAGRVVPVTLTAAGRADLARATAAVRGVEDRMLTGMDDSERAAARRALRSMVTALRTG, from the coding sequence ATGAGTCAAGACTCCCCCGGCATCGACCTCGAGACATCGCTCGGGTACCTCCTCAAGGAGGCGTCGAGTGCGTTGCGGACCGCGATGGAGGACGTGCTCCGGCCCCTGGGCATGAACGTGACCCACTACTCGTGTCTCGAACTGCTCGCGCAGCGGCCGGGCATGTCGAACTCGGATCTCGCTCGTGGGGCGTTCGTCACCCGGCAGACCATGAACGTGCTGCTCCAGGCGCTCGAGCGCGACGGTGCCGTCGCGCGGACGCCGGACGCTGCTGCCGGGCGGGTGGTGCCGGTCACGCTCACCGCGGCGGGACGAGCCGACCTCGCCCGTGCCACGGCGGCCGTCCGCGGTGTCGAGGACCGGATGCTCACGGGCATGGACGATTCCGAACGCGCGGCGGCGCGGCGGGCGCTGCGGTCGATGGTCACCGCGCTGCGGACGGGCTGA
- a CDS encoding VOC family protein — MAVTGPDFISFQVRDLDAAQAFYEQYLGLVRSPAGPPHAVVFTTTPIAFALRDVVPGTDLDAVPQPGIGIAAWFHADGVQDIHDALVADGHRIVTAPFDGPFGRTFTFADLDGYQVTLHDRA, encoded by the coding sequence ATGGCCGTGACGGGCCCCGACTTCATCTCCTTCCAGGTCCGCGACCTCGACGCTGCGCAGGCGTTCTACGAGCAGTACCTCGGACTCGTCCGGTCGCCGGCGGGTCCGCCGCACGCGGTGGTCTTCACGACGACCCCGATCGCGTTCGCACTGCGCGACGTCGTCCCGGGTACGGATCTGGATGCCGTTCCGCAGCCCGGCATCGGCATTGCCGCCTGGTTCCACGCCGACGGCGTGCAGGACATCCACGACGCACTCGTCGCGGACGGGCACCGCATCGTGACGGCGCCGTTCGACGGCCCCTTCGGTCGGACGTTCACCTTCGCCGACCTGGACGGCTACCAGGTCACGCTGCACGACCGCGCCTGA
- a CDS encoding GNAT family N-acetyltransferase: protein MGTTMWFRSARDALEWDALVSAHPGATGFHDWAWLTLQAECFDWRFDPLVVTSDGVPVGVFPVLLHRGVLARAVLPPFPFVGPLVPDHVLVAVMRAFRRWQLRHGVLVARYDLGPGAATDPGAAVARAGVTGLPDRTFVVDLVGSSPERLVHAMKNGARQSLRRAERKGVVIRPSEPGEVTEFLPRVLSESYSSRGVPSPYPEDIGARVERYAAARDDVYTATALVDGTIAGVIVVFTGHPVVTGWAGGTLRAFRAVNPSTALYHDVLQHALHTGHTAVDLVGEVDEGISRFKMSLGAVERPFTTVVSSPLPPSVRTGALALRRRVTVHG, encoded by the coding sequence GTGGGTACGACGATGTGGTTCCGGTCAGCTCGTGATGCACTCGAGTGGGATGCGCTCGTCTCGGCGCACCCCGGAGCGACCGGCTTCCACGACTGGGCCTGGCTCACGCTGCAGGCCGAGTGCTTCGACTGGCGCTTCGACCCGCTGGTGGTGACGTCCGACGGCGTACCGGTCGGCGTGTTCCCGGTCCTGCTGCACCGCGGTGTGCTCGCGCGAGCCGTGTTGCCGCCGTTCCCGTTCGTCGGCCCACTGGTGCCCGACCACGTGTTGGTGGCCGTCATGCGGGCCTTCCGGCGGTGGCAGCTCCGGCACGGCGTCCTCGTGGCGCGGTACGACCTCGGGCCGGGCGCGGCGACCGATCCCGGCGCCGCGGTCGCCCGCGCCGGGGTCACCGGGCTGCCGGACCGGACGTTCGTGGTGGACCTCGTCGGCTCCTCGCCCGAGCGACTCGTGCACGCCATGAAGAACGGCGCTCGTCAGTCGCTCCGGCGGGCCGAGCGCAAGGGCGTCGTGATCCGGCCGTCGGAGCCCGGTGAGGTGACCGAGTTCCTCCCCCGCGTCCTCAGCGAGTCGTACTCGAGTCGCGGGGTCCCGTCGCCGTACCCGGAGGACATCGGCGCCCGGGTCGAGCGCTACGCCGCCGCCCGCGACGACGTGTACACCGCCACCGCACTCGTCGACGGGACGATCGCTGGCGTGATCGTGGTCTTCACCGGGCACCCCGTCGTGACGGGTTGGGCCGGCGGGACCCTGCGGGCGTTCCGCGCGGTCAACCCGAGCACCGCGCTCTACCACGACGTGCTGCAGCACGCGCTCCACACCGGGCACACCGCGGTCGACCTCGTCGGGGAGGTCGACGAGGGGATCAGCCGCTTCAAGATGTCCCTCGGTGCGGTCGAGCGGCCGTTCACGACGGTCGTGTCGTCTCCCCTGCCACCGAGCGTCCGGACGGGAGCACTCGCTCTCCGTCGGCGCGTCACGGTCCACGGCTGA